The Lathyrus oleraceus cultivar Zhongwan6 chromosome 5, CAAS_Psat_ZW6_1.0, whole genome shotgun sequence genome includes the window ATTCGAATACAAAAAATTTAAACACCAACAACtcaaattcaagtacaagtaaaCTTAAGTTCTGTCTCAGCTCTTAAGATCGTAGCCAGATCTGTGGTGAGCTCATTCATCATCTTCTTGATAAACTTGACGAAATTGAAAACTTGAGGAGGCGTGTTTTCTGGACACATACACCAATCCGCTTCCTGGAGTTTTTCTGGAAGTTCCAACATGTTGAGGTTAACAAACCTAGCCAAGTTGCGGAACTtgccattccattcaacatagagTTCTTGGAGTTCCTTGATGACCTTTTGATCTTCATCTAAGGTTGCTCTAGCTTCTCTGTACAACCTCTTCCAGTACACGCAATCATTTTTTAGGAGTAAGTAGGCTGCATCACCTTCCTGGCTCTCCAAAACTGCAAACCTCCTAGTAGCTTCTTCCAACTGGTACCTGAGATGGTGACAGTTCCTTTCAGCTTCTTCCTTTTGGAGGATCTCGCGAGACAACTTTTCCTCGCATTTCTTCAGAGCTTCCCTCAAGTCACGGATTTGTGCCTCAAAGTCAAGCTTAATTTCTTTTTTATCCATAAGAGATTTATCCAACAACCTCCCTAGCTCACAGATCCTATACTCAGCTTTTTGAGCTCTTCCTTCCTGGTTCGGATCACTGATGTGGAACCCGATAGGATATGATCAAGATCATCTTTCTGGTCTTCCAATAGCCTAGCTCTCTTGTTGCTATCCTCAAGTTCTTGGGCTTTTCCCTTACGCTCCTCTTTCAAATTCTGATTTTCCAAGATAACTCGGTTCATCTGAATTCATAAATCGGCATTCTCCACTTCGAGCTCCTTAACCTTAGTAACgagtttctccatgtcctcagggaGTATGGGCTCGGGCTCAGGAGTTTTAGGAAAAGCTGGAGCCTTTAAGATATATGGCAACTGGATTTTCTCAACTCTTTCTCTCACCCATTGCGTGTAAGGTTCTTTGGCAAGAATGTTTCTCTTTCCAAACTCTTTACCCTTTCTTACAATCTTTAACCAAGCCTTTCGTACTGCTCTTACATcaggattgcttgcttggatgtcagAGAGCACAAATGGCTGTAAGTCCTTCGCGTCAGGAGGACCATCCATGGAGTAACCGTGTTGTAATCGAGATATCAtagggttatagttgatgcaacccttggtacccaacaacggtacattaggaaattcccCACAGCTGACTATAATGTCTGGGGTTTCCCACTCTCGGATATACCATCTGATGGAACTCGCGGTGAGAGAAGCTAGTTTCTGAGGAGACTTAAGTTCTTTTGCCACGAAAGGACCTTCTTCAGGCATGTGTTGCATGAACCAAGTGTAAAGCAACGGAGCACAACACAACAACACTCCACCCCTCTGTTCATGTCGAGCGTGAAGGGCATAGTAAACGTCAGCTAAGAGAAATGGTACTGGATTGCCAGAGAGAAAGACTTCTATGGCCACTTgatccacaaatttttcaacatttggGAAGAGCACAATCCCATGGATCAATAAAGCCACCACAGCATAGAATGCATTCCAGTTTCCACTTTTCTTAAACTTTAGAGCTAAATCCTCCAAAAACATCGCGGCAAAACCTTTGCAACCCCCTTTTTCAGCCCAATTGTCTCGAACAGTCGGGACATTGATACTTAGGGCCGAAGCTATCTTCTTTGGGCCCATATCTTCTTCGAGCTTTGGAAACGGATTAAAATCTTTCAACTTGAGACCCACGATCCTCTCGACTTCTTCCAAAGTGGGAGCTAGCTGGAAATCAGCGAATGTGAAACAgcgtagaggtggatcataataTTGTGCCAGAGAGCCGATAATTCCATAGTCAAATTTCTTATTTAGAAGGCTCAAAATTTTCCCATAGCTTTTTCCAAACTCATCACGTCTGCTGAGAGACAAATCAGAGATCAAACCCTTCAGACTGTCCAActtaggttccttgtacttaagCGTGAAAGTGTGTCTTATTGAAGTTGTCATTTTCAAGTTTTCAATTCttgaaacaaataagagacaactaagagcttgcttttttatgatgttgatgcaatgtatgaatgtaatgcattttttttgtataggttcaataggcttaaggtatggataagtctgattgctttgtatagaacatggttctcaccaggtatggtctaaggtttttttttgaaaaagttcctagagtcatggatccattagactgtttgctacctgcggcaacttacttgccgggcatcaactccatctaaagaatctactctaagtgaggttctcgcatcgatctaatgagaaatacatctcgcagacccacactacgcaaccatctttcctagtgGGGTAAAGAACTAAGGTTTTACtaatggttctcagagtcatggatcctaaagaaaacatcgaagcttacggtaacttacttgccgagcgacaacatcctctcaagaatctactctaagtgaggttctcgtaccgacccaacgagaaatacatctcgcggacccgcactactcaacctcgtcctatcttatgtttttactcaAGACTCGGGTgaaaagtctttcccacaaggtttgtAATCAGAATATCCAAGTACCAAACCGTaatcgaaccaatacaacagatttatatcaatatgacaatagagatagtaaaaacaataaagaaaagccacataggtaaacaaacaaaggcacacaaacgacctaactaggtttgactcacttagggatttgtagtccccagcagagtcgccatctgtcgcacctcgaaaaaatgggggatacgactacaaagcgaagcgcgatcgcacgctcgcaatgatggactgaacagagttgccaccgaactttatttattcctaaaaaggaaaggggaaatatcgataaaacccaagacaaaagaaaggataagatatggttatcgcaaccaatatccgggttcgggagtcgattacgcaaggggaaggtattagcacccctcacgtccgttgtactcaacgggaaccattaggttagttgtgtgcgttagtgttagttaaaatattaggcttttcaagttattaggtgggaaagaaagaatagaagaaagaagaaatgtttttggatttttttaacgaaggactaaacctaagttttttattagtgggcctgacaagatttacaaatcctgctcctacgtatctcaaaagagaaatcaaggcttacgtagttctgagtagaaaaatgtttgtttgttggtcgattttagcgaaggctatattgtattaatcgacaaaaacatcgttttacccaaaacagatgaggagtggacgcgtaccacacattgaacggatttatagatctacattcggaaaagtgtcatttatctctactcaacaat containing:
- the LOC127078912 gene encoding uncharacterized protein LOC127078912 — protein: MTTSIRHTFTLKYKEPKLDSLKGLISDLSLSRRDEFGKSYGKILSLLNKKFDYGIIGSLAQYYDPPLRCFTFADFQLAPTLEEVERIVGLKLKDFNPFPKLEEDMGPKKIASALSINVPTVRDNWAEKGGCKGFAAMFLEDLALKFKKSGNWNAFYAVVALLIHGIVLFPNVEKFVDQVAIEVFLSGNPVPFLLADVYYALHARHEQRGGVLLCCAPLLYTWFMQHMPEEGPFVAKELKSPQKLASLTASSIRWYIREWETPDIIGCINYNPMISRLQHGYSMDGPPDAKDLQPFVLSDIQASNPDVRAVRKAWLKIVRKGKEFGKRNILAKEPYTQWVRERVEKIQLPYILKAPAFPKTPEPEPILPEDMEKLVTKVKELEVENADL